In one Choloepus didactylus isolate mChoDid1 chromosome 1, mChoDid1.pri, whole genome shotgun sequence genomic region, the following are encoded:
- the CLDN11 gene encoding claudin-11 isoform X2, with protein sequence MVATCLQVVGFVTSFVGWIGIIVTTSTNDWVVTCGYTIPTCRKLDELGSKGLWADCVMATGLYHCKPLVDILILPGYVQACRALMIAASVLGLPAILLLLTVLPCIRMGHEPGVAKYRRAQLAGVMLILLALCAIVATIWFPVCAHRETTIVSFGYSLYAGWIGAVLCFVGGCIIVCCAGDAQSFGGERIKEEEQRSMPMVS encoded by the exons ATGGTGGCCACGTGCCTGCAGGTGGTGGGCTTCGTCACGAGCTTCGTGGGCTGGATCGGCATTATTGTCACCACGTCCACCAATGACTGGGTGGTGACCTGCGGATACACCATCCCCACCTGCCGCAAGCTGGACGAACTGGGCTCCAAGGGGCTGTGGGCCGACTGTGTCATGGCCACGGGGCTGTACCACTGCAAGCCGCTGGTGGACATCCTCATCCTGCCGG GCTACGTGCAGGCTTGCCGAGCCCTGATGATAGCGGCCTCAGTTCTGGGTCTGCCGGCCATTTTGCTGCTGCTGACGGTTCTCCCCTGCATCCGAATGGGCCACGAGCCTGGCGTGGCCAAGTACAGGCGGGCCCAGCTGGCCGGCGTCATGCTCATTCTGCTGG CTCTCTGCGCCATTGTCGCCACCATCTGGTTCCCTGTGTGTGCCCACCGGGAGACCACCATCGTGAGCTTCGGCTACTCGCTGTATGCGGGCTGGATTGGAGCTGTGCTGTGCTTCGTGGGTGGCTGTATCATCGTCTGCTGTGCTGGAGATGCCCAGTCGTTTG
- the CLDN11 gene encoding claudin-11 isoform X1 gives MVATCLQVVGFVTSFVGWIGIIVTTSTNDWVVTCGYTIPTCRKLDELGSKGLWADCVMATGLYHCKPLVDILILPGYVQACRALMIAASVLGLPAILLLLTVLPCIRMGHEPGVAKYRRAQLAGVMLILLALCAIVATIWFPVCAHRETTIVSFGYSLYAGWIGAVLCFVGGCIIVCCAGDAQSFGENPFYYSSGSSSPTHAKSAHV, from the exons ATGGTGGCCACGTGCCTGCAGGTGGTGGGCTTCGTCACGAGCTTCGTGGGCTGGATCGGCATTATTGTCACCACGTCCACCAATGACTGGGTGGTGACCTGCGGATACACCATCCCCACCTGCCGCAAGCTGGACGAACTGGGCTCCAAGGGGCTGTGGGCCGACTGTGTCATGGCCACGGGGCTGTACCACTGCAAGCCGCTGGTGGACATCCTCATCCTGCCGG GCTACGTGCAGGCTTGCCGAGCCCTGATGATAGCGGCCTCAGTTCTGGGTCTGCCGGCCATTTTGCTGCTGCTGACGGTTCTCCCCTGCATCCGAATGGGCCACGAGCCTGGCGTGGCCAAGTACAGGCGGGCCCAGCTGGCCGGCGTCATGCTCATTCTGCTGG CTCTCTGCGCCATTGTCGCCACCATCTGGTTCCCTGTGTGTGCCCACCGGGAGACCACCATCGTGAGCTTCGGCTACTCGCTGTATGCGGGCTGGATTGGAGCTGTGCTGTGCTTCGTGGGTGGCTGTATCATCGTCTGCTGTGCTGGAGATGCCCAGTCGTTTGGTGAAAACCCTTTCTACTACTCTTCGGGCTCCAGCTCCCCCACTCATGCCAAGAGTGCCCATGTATAA